A DNA window from Vigna unguiculata cultivar IT97K-499-35 chromosome 10, ASM411807v1, whole genome shotgun sequence contains the following coding sequences:
- the LOC114165259 gene encoding uncharacterized protein LOC114165259 has product MAKFPRHPYRTRANHRSMEDWEEAHEAVKADINELKDQVGQILEALKSLKASGEASSARVEENAHSYGMPLGASVPFPMYGLPPGYTPPVGEYSDAEQTSFSFPAANNTLSNGTQGPMLASTPVTGAEMNETVTFTGPRMTVAPQPPKTFIDADAATKAAPHATVQAISTVVDGAKSKLEILEERIRAIEGGGSYGFGDVARLSLVPGVMIPHKFKVPEFEKYHGTTCPKSHLTMYGRKDGCLCL; this is encoded by the coding sequence ATGGCAAAATTTCCACGACACCCTTATCGCACACGAGCTAACCACAGAAGCAtggaagattgggaagaagccCATGAAGCTGTGAAGGCTGACATTAACGAGCTGAAGGATCAAGTGGGCCAAATCCTAGAGGCTTTGAAGTCACTGAAGGCTTCAGGGGAGGCCTCATCCGCTAGGGTCGAGGAGAATGCTCATTCTTATGGTATGCCTCTAGGCGCGTCAGTTCCGTTCCCAATGTACGGTCTGCCTCCGGGATACACTCCTCCAGTTGGAGAATATTCAGATGCAGAACaaacttctttctcttttcctgcAGCTAACAACACGCTATCGAACGGTACTCAAGGGCCGATGTTAGCTTCGACACCCGTGACAGGAGCGGAGATGAATGAGACAGTCACATTCACAGGACCGAGGATGACTGTGGCGCCCCAGCCTCCGAAAACATTCATCGATGCAGATGCTGCGACTAAAGCTGCACCACACGCTACAGTCCAAGCAATATCCACTGTTGTTGATGGGGCTAAAAGTAAGCTTGAAATTCTTGAGGAAAGGATTCGTGCCATTGAGGGTGGTGGAAGCTATGGGTTCGGTGATGTGGCGAGATTAAGCCTGGTTCCTGGTGTGATGATACCACACAAGTTTAAGGTCCCAGAATTTGAAAAGTATCACGGCACCACATGCCCTAAAAGCCATCTGACAATGTACGGTAGAAAAGATGGCTGCTTATGCCTATGA
- the LOC114165857 gene encoding reticulon-like protein B12, with protein sequence MIPCWVQVSHFGFSPQMGSSDRLFNRQRTLHEILGGVKVADLILWRRKNQTMGILLVTLAVWIVFERSGYTLLSLVSNVFLLLIVILFLWAKSAAILNRPAPPLPQLHLSEELANEVTDFIRTRVNDLLSVSQDIALGKDSKLFLKVAAYLWLISIIGGFTDFLTLAYTSLFIVLTVPAIYERYEEYIDMYILKGYRKLCFLHVKIKEKYVSRVHNWILEKKKLS encoded by the exons ATG ATCCCTTGCTGGGTTCAAGTTTCTCACTTTGGCTTCTCCCCCCAAATGGGTTCCTCAGATCGATTGTTCAACCGGCAAAGAACTCTCCATGAGATCCTTGGTGGGGTCAAG G TTGCAGATTTAATACTGTGGAGACGGAAGAACCAAACGATGGGGATATTGTTGGTGACACTAGCTGTTTGGATTGTGTTTGAAAGATCTGGTTATACTCTTCTGTCCCTTGTTTCCAATGTTTTCCTTCTCCTCATTGTCATTCTTTTCCTTTGGGCCAAGTCAGCTGCGATTCTCAACAG ACCTGCACCACCTCTACCACAGTTGCATCTGTCAGAGGAATTAGCAAACGAAGTGACAGATTTTATCCGCACAAGAGTTAATGATTTGTTATCAGTTTCTCAAGATATTGCTCTTGGTAAAGACTCAAAGCTGTTCCTGAAAGTAGCTGCATACCTCTGGCTAATTTCTATTATTGGTGGCTTCACTGATTTCCTTACCCTGGCATATACCA GTCTTTTTATTGTTCTTACAGTACCAGCAATCTATGAAAGATATGAAGAATACATAGACATGTATATTTTGAAGGGTTACAGAAAACTGTGCTTTTTACATGTGAAAATAAAGGAGAAGTATGTTAGCAGAGTCCACAACTGGATTCTGGAGAAGAAAAAGCTGAGCTGA